One segment of Polyodon spathula isolate WHYD16114869_AA chromosome 20, ASM1765450v1, whole genome shotgun sequence DNA contains the following:
- the LOC121295271 gene encoding cytochrome c oxidase subunit 7B, mitochondrial-like encodes MFPLAKTAMNFTARGIRQAAVRQCHHEAGPNFHQKYGNMLLVSGILFCGGVWTYVATQTGITWNLSPVGKITPKEWKEE; translated from the exons ATGTTTCCTTTGGCAAAAACAGCGATGAACTTCACTG caCGTGGCATCCGCCAAGCTGCAGTGAGACAATGCCACCACGAAGCTGGACCAAATTTTCATCAAAAGTATGGCAACATGCTTCTAGTCTCTGGAATACTCTTCTGTGGGGGTGTCTGGACATAC GTTGCAACACAGACCGGCATTACCTGGAACCTTTCACCAGTCGGCAAGATCACCCCCAAAGAATGGAAAGAGGAGTAA